One genomic region from Nymphaea colorata isolate Beijing-Zhang1983 chromosome 10, ASM883128v2, whole genome shotgun sequence encodes:
- the LOC116261824 gene encoding uncharacterized protein LOC116261824 isoform X1 produces MSVVQKELKDSGSSSPSRPNSADGSSPTARFCNLRGVQWRINLGVLPSISSSIDDLRRVAADCRRRGTLSSAAPQTVAGFLPRPSLATGPRAPPHSRCCCLTSQLAGLLLPPSRQSDDASIAFPLLSLLLPHSLRRVPLTLAGLLLPPSRQQEREGEIQPELPKLDEGFYEIEDVRKKRTRKGQVQYLIKWRGWLETANTWEPEENLQSCRDILEAYEERTFMRRPACLGLIWE; encoded by the exons atgtctgTAGTCCAGAAAGAGTTGAAGGATTCAGGATCGTCGTCTCCCTCACGCCCCAATTCAGCTGATGGGTCGTCTCCTACCGCGCGGTTCTGCAATCTCAGAGGTGTCCAGTGGCGTATCAATCTAGGGGTTTTACCATCCATTTCTTCCTCAATTGACGATCTTCGACGAGTGGCTGCGGATTGTCGGAGGAG AGGCACCCTCTCTTCCGCTGCTCCGCAGACCGTTGCTGGCTTTCTGCCGCGGCCTTCTCTTGCCACTGGCCCCCGCGCCCCACCCCACTCTCGCTGCTGCTGCCTGACCTCACAGCTTGCTGGACTCCTGCTCCCACCTTCACGCCAG TCAGACGACGCATCTatcgcctttccccttctctcgtTGTTGCTGCCTCACAGCCTCAGGCGCGTCCCTCTCACTCTTGCTGGACTCCTGCTCCCGCCTTCACGCCAA CAGGAGCGGGAAGGCGAGATTCAGCCGGAGCTACCCAAACTCGACGAGGGTTTCTACGAGATCGAAGACGTCAGGAAGAAGCGGACGAGGAAG GGTCAGGTTCAGTATCTCATAAAATg GCGGGGATGGCTGGAGACAGCGAATACGTGGGAGCCGGAGGAGAACCTCCAGAGTTGCCGAGATATCCTCGAAGCTTATGAAGAGAG GACATTCATGAGAAGACCGGCTTGCCTGGGGTTGATATGGGAGTGA
- the LOC116261824 gene encoding uncharacterized protein LOC116261824 isoform X2 gives MSVVQKELKDSGSSSPSRPNSADGSSPTARFCNLRGVQWRINLGVLPSISSSIDDLRRVAADCRRRGTLSSAAPQTVAGFLPRPSLATGPRAPPHSRCCCLTSQLAGLLLPPSRQSDDASIAFPLLSLLLPHSLRRVPLTLAGLLLPPSRQEREGEIQPELPKLDEGFYEIEDVRKKRTRKGQVQYLIKWRGWLETANTWEPEENLQSCRDILEAYEERTFMRRPACLGLIWE, from the exons atgtctgTAGTCCAGAAAGAGTTGAAGGATTCAGGATCGTCGTCTCCCTCACGCCCCAATTCAGCTGATGGGTCGTCTCCTACCGCGCGGTTCTGCAATCTCAGAGGTGTCCAGTGGCGTATCAATCTAGGGGTTTTACCATCCATTTCTTCCTCAATTGACGATCTTCGACGAGTGGCTGCGGATTGTCGGAGGAG AGGCACCCTCTCTTCCGCTGCTCCGCAGACCGTTGCTGGCTTTCTGCCGCGGCCTTCTCTTGCCACTGGCCCCCGCGCCCCACCCCACTCTCGCTGCTGCTGCCTGACCTCACAGCTTGCTGGACTCCTGCTCCCACCTTCACGCCAG TCAGACGACGCATCTatcgcctttccccttctctcgtTGTTGCTGCCTCACAGCCTCAGGCGCGTCCCTCTCACTCTTGCTGGACTCCTGCTCCCGCCTTCACGCCAA GAGCGGGAAGGCGAGATTCAGCCGGAGCTACCCAAACTCGACGAGGGTTTCTACGAGATCGAAGACGTCAGGAAGAAGCGGACGAGGAAG GGTCAGGTTCAGTATCTCATAAAATg GCGGGGATGGCTGGAGACAGCGAATACGTGGGAGCCGGAGGAGAACCTCCAGAGTTGCCGAGATATCCTCGAAGCTTATGAAGAGAG GACATTCATGAGAAGACCGGCTTGCCTGGGGTTGATATGGGAGTGA
- the LOC116261824 gene encoding uncharacterized protein LOC116261824 isoform X3 has product MSVVQKELKDSGSSSPSRPNSADGSSPTARFCNLRGVQWRINLGVLPSISSSIDDLRRVAADCRRRGTLSSAAPQTVAGFLPRPSLATGPRAPPHSRCCCLTSQLAGLLLPPSRQSDDASIAFPLLSLLLPHSLRRVPLTLAGLLLPPSRQQEREGEIQPELPKLDEGFYEIEDVRKKRTRKGQVQYLIKWRGWLETANTWEPEENLQSCRDILEAYEER; this is encoded by the exons atgtctgTAGTCCAGAAAGAGTTGAAGGATTCAGGATCGTCGTCTCCCTCACGCCCCAATTCAGCTGATGGGTCGTCTCCTACCGCGCGGTTCTGCAATCTCAGAGGTGTCCAGTGGCGTATCAATCTAGGGGTTTTACCATCCATTTCTTCCTCAATTGACGATCTTCGACGAGTGGCTGCGGATTGTCGGAGGAG AGGCACCCTCTCTTCCGCTGCTCCGCAGACCGTTGCTGGCTTTCTGCCGCGGCCTTCTCTTGCCACTGGCCCCCGCGCCCCACCCCACTCTCGCTGCTGCTGCCTGACCTCACAGCTTGCTGGACTCCTGCTCCCACCTTCACGCCAG TCAGACGACGCATCTatcgcctttccccttctctcgtTGTTGCTGCCTCACAGCCTCAGGCGCGTCCCTCTCACTCTTGCTGGACTCCTGCTCCCGCCTTCACGCCAA CAGGAGCGGGAAGGCGAGATTCAGCCGGAGCTACCCAAACTCGACGAGGGTTTCTACGAGATCGAAGACGTCAGGAAGAAGCGGACGAGGAAG GGTCAGGTTCAGTATCTCATAAAATg GCGGGGATGGCTGGAGACAGCGAATACGTGGGAGCCGGAGGAGAACCTCCAGAGTTGCCGAGATATCCTCGAAGCTTATGAAGAGAG ATGA
- the LOC116262586 gene encoding E3 ubiquitin-protein ligase SINAT2: MAPTGGICKEDPEYYAAIADYDVLTTASETDNIQGKASSACGSKMGMSSTNGVHELLECPVCTSLMYPPIHQCPNGHTLCSNCKLRVHNCCPTCRYELGNIRCLALEKVAESLELPCRYQNLGCHDIFPYYSKLKHEQQCRFRPYSCPYAGSECSVTGDIPYLVAHLKDDHKVDMHDGCTFNHRYVKSNPQEVENATWMLTVFNCFGKQFCLHFEAFQLGTAPVYMAFLRFMGDDNEAKNFSYSLEVGANGRKLTWQGVPRSIRDSHRKVRDSLDGLIIQRNMALFFSGGDRQELKLRVTGRIWKEH; this comes from the exons ATGGCACCAACTGGGGGCATATGCAAAGAAGATCCTGAATACTATGCTGCAATTGCAGATTATGATGTATTGACCACAGCTTCAGAAACTGATAATATACAAGGAAAAGCATCCAGTGCATGTGGCAGTAAGATGGGCATGTCTTCAACAAATGGCGTGCATGAGCTACTTGAGTGCCCCGTTTGCACAAGCTTGATGTACCCTCCAATTCATCAG TGTCCTAATGGTCATACATTGTGTTCAAACTGCAAGTTGAGAGTTCACAACTGCTGCCCAACTTGTCGTTATGAATTGGGAAACATAAGGTGCCTGGCTCTTGAGAAGGTCGCAGAGTCCTTGGAACTACCTTGCAGATATCAGAACTTAGGTTGCCATGACATTTTCCCTTACTATAGCAAGCTAAAGCATGAGCAGCAGTGCAGGTTTCGCCCATATAGCTGCCCTTATGCTGGCTCAGAATGCTCAGTCACTGGTGATATTCCATATCTGGTTGCTCATCTTAAAGATGATCACAAGGTTGATATGCATGATGGGTGCACATTTAACCATAGATATGTGAAATCAAATCCACAAGAGGTCGAAAATGCCACGTGGATGCTAACT GTATTCAATTGTTTCGGCAAGCAATTCTGCTTGCACTTTGAAGCTTTTCAGCTTGGAACTGCACCAGTATACATGGCGTTTCTTCGTTTCATGGGTGATGACAATGAGGCAAAAAACTTCAGTTACAGTCTAGAAGTTGGAGCAAATGGACGGAAACTAACATGGCAAGGTGTGCCTAGAAGTATCCGTGATAGCCACCGGAAAGTTCGTGACAGCCTGGATGGGTTGATCATCCAGAGAAACATGGCACTATTTTTCTCAGGTGGTGACAGGCAGGAATTGAAGCTGAGAGTGACTGGACGCATTTGGAAAGAGCATTGA